In the Shewanella sp. OMA3-2 genome, one interval contains:
- the earP gene encoding elongation factor P maturation arginine rhamnosyltransferase EarP, with protein MFPEHWDIFCVVVDNYGDIGVTWRLAQQLVAEYAIEVNLWVDDLKSFSHILPLLNPLHNQQQFNGVNIIHWNNEAEMGFVAGSVLIEAFACELPSSVISALTQLKHTHPSRLPVWLNLEYLSAEDWVEGCHGLPSTQLSGLHKHFYFPGFTVKTGGLICEQDLFARRDSWQSDSGNKQALFEKLGLSGIEAHHTVISVFSYETDALPALIQYWQTSPTPIHLLVPKGRSLNSISALLPCSVNELATGQQILLDSVTLHILPMTDQQGYDQLLWSCDFNIVRGEDSFLRAQWAAKPFIWHIYPQEDDYHLIKLQAFMQVYCDNLAPDLAKPWCELNLSFNQGDQIDTVNHWQKLEFNHLPLLQHAKNWPMTALSDADLATRLVQFVKSR; from the coding sequence ATCTTTCCTGAACACTGGGATATTTTCTGTGTGGTGGTAGATAATTATGGCGATATTGGTGTCACCTGGCGATTAGCTCAGCAACTTGTGGCTGAATACGCAATTGAAGTTAATTTATGGGTGGATGATTTAAAAAGTTTTTCGCATATTTTGCCGCTATTAAACCCTCTACATAATCAACAACAATTCAATGGCGTTAATATTATTCACTGGAATAATGAAGCAGAAATGGGCTTTGTTGCAGGCAGCGTATTAATCGAGGCTTTTGCCTGTGAATTACCTTCATCAGTTATCAGCGCACTTACCCAACTCAAACACACCCATCCAAGTCGGTTACCTGTTTGGCTAAACTTAGAATATTTATCCGCTGAAGATTGGGTCGAGGGCTGTCATGGTTTACCCTCAACTCAGCTATCGGGTTTACACAAACATTTTTATTTTCCAGGCTTTACAGTGAAAACCGGCGGACTAATTTGTGAGCAAGATTTGTTTGCACGGCGAGATAGTTGGCAAAGTGATAGTGGCAATAAACAGGCATTATTCGAAAAGCTAGGTCTTAGTGGTATTGAAGCACACCATACTGTCATTTCGGTATTTAGTTATGAAACAGATGCCCTGCCCGCACTCATTCAGTATTGGCAAACATCGCCTACACCAATTCATCTACTTGTCCCAAAAGGCAGAAGCTTAAACAGCATTAGTGCGTTACTGCCTTGCTCTGTCAATGAGTTAGCTACAGGACAACAAATTCTGCTGGATTCTGTCACCTTGCACATTTTACCTATGACAGATCAACAGGGTTATGACCAACTGCTATGGAGCTGTGATTTTAACATTGTCCGCGGTGAAGATTCCTTTTTGAGGGCACAATGGGCAGCAAAACCGTTTATTTGGCATATATATCCGCAAGAAGATGATTATCATCTAATAAAATTACAAGCTTTTATGCAAGTTTACTGCGATAATCTAGCGCCTGATTTAGCCAAGCCTTGGTGTGAATTGAACTTGTCGTTTAACCAAGGCGATCAAATTGACACTGTCAATCATTGGCAAAAACTCGAATTTAATCATTTGCCTTTATTGCAACATGCTAAAAACTGGCCAATGACCGCATTAAGTGATGCAGATCTTGCTACTCGACTCGTTCAATTTGTGAAAAGTCGCTAA
- the efp gene encoding elongation factor P: protein MKTAHEIRPGNVIMLDGSPWVVQKTETTRSGRNAAIVKLKLKNLLLDSGTEQTFKGEDKLDDIILERLDCTYSYFADPMYVFMDEEFNQYDVEADNLGDAAAYIVDGMEDQCQVTFYNSKAISVELPVHIVREVTYTEPSARGDTSGKVMKPATITGGGTVTVADFVKVGDKIEIDTRTGEFKKRV from the coding sequence ATGAAAACTGCTCATGAAATCCGTCCTGGCAACGTGATCATGTTAGATGGCAGCCCATGGGTTGTTCAAAAAACTGAGACAACTCGTTCTGGCCGTAACGCTGCAATTGTTAAGCTAAAATTAAAAAACTTGTTGCTAGATTCTGGTACTGAACAAACCTTTAAAGGTGAAGACAAGTTAGATGATATTATTCTAGAACGTCTAGATTGTACCTACTCTTACTTTGCTGATCCTATGTATGTATTTATGGATGAAGAATTCAACCAATACGACGTAGAAGCGGATAACTTAGGCGATGCTGCTGCATACATAGTTGACGGTATGGAAGATCAGTGTCAGGTAACTTTCTACAACAGCAAAGCAATTTCTGTAGAATTACCGGTTCACATTGTACGTGAAGTGACTTATACCGAGCCTTCAGCACGTGGCGATACTTCTGGTAAAGTAATGAAGCCAGCAACTATTACAGGTGGTGGCACGGTTACTGTTGCTGACTTCGTAAAAGTTGGCGACAAAATTGAGATTGATACTCGTACAGGCGAATTCAAGAAGCGTGTTTAA